The proteins below come from a single Metarhizium brunneum chromosome 1, complete sequence genomic window:
- the pmp1 gene encoding Tyrosine-protein phosphatase pmp1, whose protein sequence is MPSAAARRLYEDQIPSFMSVFDLDADTIAEGETVTLVDTKMVDMPPKQSAFADPSQPPALGQGGFPPDPTHRHHDSTSTQMSESTESSPTTTLSTTDSSPLSDPSPSSSPDSPINLIPLNDYPSTTFGCRPATSQNNMLCIPESHALDRPMTSPAPRRPRNMKGLSIQPPLTVSTTSKCIATEPSSPSFIKPKIPGMKRKPSQLSLKTGASDLVKKTSLEVPASPAMPPILQRRALKHSTSSPHIFAAMKSSTFGPLGGMTFPKVLERNESGLSEVLRPMKQKSVMDLDESIVEEDSPIKTQLANRSEYEPFHETANNEDQKSPGYPNGPIAIYGDNIFLYLEPTAEEASRFDVVINVAREVQNPFLAAERMFENASTTGNESPIPDTAATIASFATAFEYQPIEDSTIDTPTTPKANPWHVPEYIHIPWDHNTNIAPDLMHLCETIENRSKNGKKVLVHCQQGASRSASLIIAYGLYQSPELSVNDAYYAAQAKSRWISPNMKLMYSLQDFYKELTKKRSPSSSTHRPRTGRSPTKHRLTLSADAIDITSKEPHTAPLPGEETPSDAIDSDCPTRPRGSSTPGSQAISPGPASAPLSYSWKDHCEKTVAESSPSVPNQPFEPTLPSLQPLPVLQTREVLAPPCDAPIFAKSENLPQRPKTGLGQPEPGFGLPNQSSTILGLRSFESPGAFPSFPLRKFQKLSPQDPIDGTRTERTVTLSTPYPDESALLSPRAETMTTNPLHDVHEVAGMRFVESPPTPTESLFSPREASFPTDPFSFFGRMMGFNRPAQAADPRSPPTRGEAPIIRSIDELL, encoded by the coding sequence ATGCCTTCCGCCGCGGCCCGACGCTTGTACGAAGATCAAATACCATCCTTCATGTCAGTATTTGATCTTGACGCCGACACGATAGCGGAAGGGGAGACTGTCACGCTGGTTGATACCAAAATGGTCGACATGCCACCCAAGCAATCGGCCTTTGCCGACCCATCACAACCACCTGCCCTTGGGCAAGGAGGATTCCCCCCGGATCCGACACACAGGCATCACGACAGCACGTCTACCCAAATGTCAGAATCAACCGAGTCTTCTCCTACAACAACATTATCTACCACCGACTCTTCCCCATTGTCGGATCCTTCACCATCCTCGTCACCAGATTCGCCTATCAACTTGATACCCTTAAATGATTATCCGTCCACAACGTTCGGTTGTCGCCCAGCCACGTCACAAAACAACATGCTTTGTATTCCCGAATCCCATGCTTTGGACCGACCTATGACATCCCCGGCTCCTCGGAGGCCGAGGAATATGAAGGGTTTATCTATCCAACCCCCATTAACTGTTTCCACTACCTCCAAGTGTATTGCCACAGAGCCGTCCTCACCTTCATTCATCAAGCCAAAGATCCCCGGCATGAAGCGAAAACCCAGTCAGCTTAGCTTGAAGACGGGTGCTTCAGACTTGGTCAAGAAGACATCGCTGGAGGTGCCGGCATCTCCGGCAATGCCGCCAATTTTGCAGCGCCGCGCATTGAAGCATTCTACTTCGTCACCTCATATATTCGCCGCCATGAAGTCTTCTACGTTCGGCCCTCTTGGGGGAATGACTTTTCCCAAAGTCCTCGAACGAAATGAGTCTGGTCTATCAGAAGTGTTGCGACCTATGAAGCAAAAGTCTGTCATGGACCTGGACGAGTCTATAGTAGAGGAAGACTCTCCAATTAAAACTCAGTTGGCAAATCGCAGCGAGTACGAACCATTCCACGAGACGGCGAATAATGAAGATCAAAAGTCGCCCGGATATCCCAATGGACCCATAGCTATATATGGCGACAACATTTTTTTGTATCTTGAGCCTACTGCTGAAGAAGCCTCCCGGTTTGATGTAGTGATCAATGTGGCTAGGGAGGTTCAAAATCCGTTTCTAGCTGCTGAACGGATGTTTGAGAATGCGTCAACCACGGGGAATGAGAGTCCTATCCCGGACACGGCGGCAACAATTGCCAGCTTCGCGACAGCTTTTGAATATCAACCGATAGAAGACTCGACAATTGATACTCCAACAACTCCGAAGGCAAACCCTTGGCATGTCCCAGAGTATATCCATATTCCTTGGGATCACAATACCAATATAGCGCCAGATCTAATGCATCTTTGCGAGACGATTGAAAACCGAAGCAAAAACGGCAAGAAGGTCTTAGTTCATTGCCAGCAAGGGGCCAGTCGTTCTGCAAGTTTGATCATCGCCTACGGCCTATATCAGTCCCCAGAGTTGAGTGTCAATGACGCATACTACGCCGCACAAGCCAAAAGTCGTTGGATTAGTCCGAATATGAAACTCATGTACTCACTGCAAGATTTCTACAAAGAACTTACTAAAAAGAGGTCACCATCATCCTCGACTCATAGGCCACGAACCGGACGAAGTCCGACTAAGCATCGACTGACGCTTTCCGCCGATGCCATTGATATCACTTCCAAGGAACCCCACACAGCTCCTCTACCAGGAGAAGAGACGCCTTCAGACGCAATAGATTCTGACTGCCCGACTCGACCCCGGGGCAGCTCGACACCTGGCTCACAGGCGATCTCTCCAGGTCCTGCATCGGCACCATTGAGCTACTCGTGGAAAGACCACTGCGAAAAGACCGTTGCTGAGTCAAGTCCCTCAGTGCCCAACCAACCGTTTGAACCGACTCTGCCTTCTTTACAACCCTTGCCAGTTTTACAGACCAGGGAAGTTTTGGCTCCTCCATGTGATGCACCAATCTTTGCGAAGTCAGAGAATCTCCCACAGCGACCTAAGACTGGCTTGGGCCAACCAGAGCCCGGATTTGGGCTTCCAAACCAATCGTCGACGATACTCGGCCTCCGATCCTTTGAGTCACCCGGGGCCTTTCCCAGCTTCCCTTTGCGAAAATTCCAAAAGCTCTCTCCGCAAGATCCAATTGACGGCACACGTACAGAACGAACGGTCACGTTGAGCACGCCGTATCCCGACGAGTCGGCATTGCTTTCGCCTAGAGCCGAGACTATGACAACAAACCCACTCCATGACGTACATGAGGTCGCTGGGATGCGATTTGTTGAATCGCCCCCAACGCCCACAGAAAGCTTGTTCTCTCCAAGGGAAGCATCTTTCCCGACGGACCCGTTTTCATTTTTTGGCCGCATGATGGGTTTCAATCGGCCGGCACAAGCAGCCGACCCTCGAAGCCCACCTACAAGAGGGGAAGCTCCGATTATTCGCTCCATTGATGAGCTTCTGTAA
- the hut1 gene encoding UDP-galactose transporter 1 yields the protein MARTKQVPVRRESSSEFFNKQTASWVDTDDRGDKLQVTNGYTTAANGPPSSSAKPEAGVVQLFISVAGIYASFLTWAYLQEKLTTTPHGSAAAPERWHFPVFLNTIQSLFAVTVGSIYLLFSTPKGSSIPPIIPSRRILGPLALVAITSSLASPFGYASLAHIDYITFLLAKSCKLLPVMFLHITIFRKRYPLYKYLVVAAVTAGVAVFTLHSGKKSKKSTKSEEANVVWGLLLLSINLLFDGLTNSTQDYIFQTFRPYSGPQMMCANNMMSTLVTGLYLLASPYLVATGIGEWLGMDVAGGAGELPAALDFMRRYPAVWKDVLGFAACGAIGQVFIFYTLSTFSSVLLVTVTVTRKMFTMILSVVAFGHRLTHMQWLGVGLVFGGIGVEAGIARQEKMAKEAAKKTIAKKDS from the exons ATGGCACGAACAAAACAAGTCCCCGTCAGACGTGAATCGTCGTCCGAATTTTTCAACAAGCAGACAGCATCTTGGGTTGACACCGATGACAGAGGAGATAAGTTGCAAGTAACAAACGGGTACACAACAGCTGCCAATGGCCCTCCCTCGAGCAGTGCAAAGCCCGAGGCTGGTGTGGTACAGCTTTTTATCTCTGTCGCCGGCATCTATGCCTCTTT CTTAACATGGGCCTACTTGCAAGAAAAGCTGACAACGACGCCTCATGGCTCGGCGGCCGCTCCGGAGCGATGGCACTTCCCAGTATTTCTCAACACCATTCAATCTCTCTTCGCTGTGACCGTCGGTTCAATTTATCTCCTTTTCTCGACGCCCAAGGGTTCTTCCATTCCCCCAATCATCCCATCGCGTCGAATTCTTGGGCCTCTTGCGCTCGTCGCCATAACCAGCAGTCTGGCCAGTCCCTTTGGATATGCCAGTCTCGCGCACATCGACTACATCACCTTCTTGTTAGCCAAGAGCTGCAAGCTACTACCTGTCATGTTCCTTCACATCACCATCTTCCGCAAGCGATACCCGCTTTACAAGTACCTCGTCGTGGCGGCCGTAACCGCAGGCGTTGCCGTCTTCACCCTCCACTCGGGGAAAAAGAGCAAGAAGTCAACCAAGTCAGAAGAGGCCAACGTCGTTTGGGGTCTTCTTCTCCTGAGTATCAACTTGCTCTTTGACGGCCTTACCAACAGCACCCAGGATTACATCTTCCAGACCTTCCGTCCCTACAGCGGTCCTCAGATGATGTGCGCCAACAACATGATGAGCACCCTTGTCACAGGCCTCTATCTTCTAGCCAGTCCGTATCTCGTCGCCACCGGTATCGGTGAATGGCTCGGCATGGACGTCGCCGGTGGTGCAGGCGAATTGCCTGCCGCCTTGGACTTTATGCGCCGCTACCCAGCGGTCTGGAAAGATGTTCTTGGCTTCGCAGCCTGTGGTGCCATTGGCCAAGTCTTCATTT TTTACACCTTGTCTACCTTCTCATCCGTCTTACTTGTTACCGTGACTGTCACCCGCAAAATGTTCACCATGATCCTGTCGGTCGTCGCGTTTGGCCACCGCCTCACTCACATGCAGTGGCTAGGCGTTGGTCTCGTTTTCGGTGGAATCGGTGTAGAAGCAGGTATTGCCAGGCaggagaagatggcaaaggAGGCTGCGAAGAAGACCATTGCAAAAAAGGATTCTTAA